In Paracoccaceae bacterium Fryx2, a single genomic region encodes these proteins:
- the petB gene encoding cytochrome b: MAGIPHDHYEPKSGGEKWLHSRLPIVGLLYDTIMIPTPKNLNWMWIWGIVLTFCLVLQIVTGIVLAMHYTPHVDMAFASVEHIMRNVNGGHMLRYLHSNGGSLFFIAVYLHIFRGLYYGSYKAPREVTWIIGMLIYLAMMATAFMGYVLPWGQMSFWGATVITGLFGAIPGVGPAIQEWLLGGPAVDNATLNRFFSLHYLLPFVIAALVAVHIWAFHTTGNNNPTGVEVRRGSKEEAEKDTLPFWPYFVMKDLFALAVILTVFFAIVGFMPNYLGHPDNYIEANALVTPVHIVPEWYFLPFYAILRAFTADVWVVQIVQFLSFGIIDAKFFGVLAMFGAIAVMALVPWLDTSPVRSGKYRPMFKMWFIGLCICFVVLTWVGAMPTEGIYPTISLIASAYWFAYFLVVLPMLGAMEKPLPQPETIEEDFNAHYGPAE; encoded by the coding sequence ATGGCCGGAATTCCGCATGACCACTACGAGCCCAAATCGGGCGGCGAGAAGTGGCTGCACAGCCGCCTGCCGATCGTCGGGCTGCTGTATGACACAATCATGATCCCCACGCCCAAGAACCTCAACTGGATGTGGATCTGGGGCATCGTCCTGACTTTCTGCCTCGTGCTTCAGATCGTGACCGGCATCGTGCTGGCCATGCACTACACGCCCCATGTCGACATGGCCTTCGCCAGCGTCGAGCACATCATGCGCAACGTGAACGGCGGGCACATGCTGCGCTACCTGCATTCCAACGGCGGGTCGCTGTTCTTCATTGCCGTCTACCTGCACATCTTCCGGGGCCTCTACTACGGCAGCTACAAGGCGCCGCGCGAAGTGACCTGGATCATCGGGATGCTGATCTACCTGGCCATGATGGCGACCGCCTTCATGGGCTACGTTCTGCCATGGGGCCAGATGTCCTTCTGGGGCGCCACGGTGATCACCGGCCTGTTCGGCGCGATCCCCGGCGTGGGGCCTGCCATCCAGGAATGGCTGCTGGGCGGACCCGCGGTCGACAACGCCACGCTGAACCGCTTCTTCAGCCTGCACTACCTGCTGCCCTTCGTCATCGCGGCGCTGGTTGCGGTGCATATCTGGGCCTTCCACACCACCGGCAACAACAACCCCACCGGCGTCGAAGTGCGCCGCGGGTCGAAGGAAGAGGCCGAGAAGGACACCCTGCCGTTCTGGCCCTACTTCGTGATGAAGGACCTGTTCGCGCTGGCCGTGATCCTGACGGTGTTCTTCGCGATCGTCGGCTTCATGCCGAACTACCTTGGCCACCCCGACAACTACATCGAGGCCAACGCGCTGGTGACGCCGGTCCACATCGTGCCGGAATGGTACTTCCTGCCGTTCTACGCGATCCTGCGGGCCTTCACCGCCGATGTCTGGGTGGTGCAGATCGTCCAGTTCCTCAGCTTCGGCATCATCGACGCCAAGTTCTTCGGCGTGCTGGCGATGTTCGGCGCGATTGCGGTCATGGCGCTGGTGCCGTGGCTCGACACCTCGCCGGTTCGGTCGGGCAAGTATCGCCCGATGTTCAAGATGTGGTTCATCGGCCTGTGCATCTGCTTCGTCGTGCTGACCTGGGTGGGCGCGATGCCGACCGAAGGCATCTACCCGACGATCTCGCTGATCGCTTCCGCCTACTGGTTCGCCTACTTCCTTGTCGTGTTGCCGATGCTCGGGGCCATGGAAAAACCCCTGCCGCAGCCCGAGACGATCGAGGAAGATTTCAATGCCCACTACGGCCCGGCCGAGTGA
- the petA gene encoding ubiquinol-cytochrome c reductase iron-sulfur subunit gives MSHTDDHAGTRRDFLYYATAGAGAVAAGAAIWPLIDQMNPSADVTALSSILVDISGVEVGTQLTFKWRGKPVFIRRRTPEEIEAGRAVDIKGLLDQTAENLNKPGADASDQNRTLDEAGEWLVMIGVCTHLGCVPMGNASGDFGGWFCPCHGSHYDTAGRIRKGPAPRNLDIPVTAFIDETTIQLG, from the coding sequence GTGTCCCACACAGACGATCATGCAGGCACCCGCAGGGATTTCCTGTACTACGCAACGGCAGGGGCAGGGGCGGTCGCGGCCGGCGCTGCGATCTGGCCGCTGATCGACCAGATGAATCCTTCGGCCGATGTGACCGCGCTGTCGTCGATTCTGGTTGACATCAGCGGCGTCGAAGTCGGCACCCAGCTGACATTCAAATGGCGCGGCAAGCCGGTGTTCATCCGCCGCCGCACGCCCGAGGAAATCGAGGCCGGCCGCGCCGTCGACATCAAGGGCCTGCTCGATCAGACGGCCGAGAACCTGAACAAGCCCGGTGCCGACGCGTCGGACCAGAACCGCACGCTCGACGAAGCGGGCGAATGGCTGGTGATGATCGGCGTGTGCACCCACCTCGGCTGCGTGCCGATGGGCAATGCCTCGGGTGACTTCGGCGGCTGGTTCTGCCCCTGCCACGGGTCGCATTACGACACGGCAGGCCGCATCCGCAAAGGGCCCGCGCCGCGCAATCTTGACATCCCGGTGACAGCGTTCATCGACGAAACCACAATCCAGCTGGGCTGA
- a CDS encoding LysE family transporter has protein sequence MTLPLAQFVTVWGFLAINIVSPGPNVINTIATAMGSGRQAGIGSAVGVGLGIGGWCLFMSVGMASVFALLPGAQVALTLAAIALLAVFSSRYLRAAWAGFRGGPDRVRGRGGLDFAAGFRRSLLINALNPKALTSWLAILTLFPVARAAPGDIALLCAGACVLSFTIHSGYALLFSTPAAARFYLAAGWAISGVAGLFFAFVALRLLADVLSGTA, from the coding sequence TTGACCCTGCCGCTGGCGCAGTTTGTGACGGTCTGGGGCTTTCTGGCGATCAACATCGTCAGCCCGGGGCCGAACGTGATCAACACCATCGCCACCGCCATGGGGTCGGGGCGCCAGGCCGGGATCGGCTCGGCGGTCGGCGTCGGGCTTGGCATCGGCGGCTGGTGCCTGTTCATGTCCGTCGGCATGGCCTCGGTGTTTGCGTTGCTGCCGGGGGCGCAGGTGGCGCTGACGCTGGCGGCGATTGCGCTGCTGGCAGTGTTTTCCAGCCGCTACCTGCGCGCCGCCTGGGCGGGGTTTCGCGGCGGTCCCGACAGGGTGCGGGGCCGGGGAGGGCTGGATTTCGCGGCAGGCTTCCGGCGGTCGCTGCTGATCAACGCGCTGAATCCCAAGGCGCTGACCTCTTGGCTGGCGATCCTGACGCTGTTCCCGGTGGCCCGGGCGGCACCGGGTGACATCGCGCTGCTGTGCGCGGGGGCCTGCGTGCTGTCGTTCACCATCCACAGCGGCTATGCACTGCTGTTTTCCACCCCCGCCGCCGCCCGGTTCTATCTGGCAGCGGGCTGGGCAATATCGGGTGTGGCGGGGCTGTTCTTCGCCTTTGTGGCGCTGCGGCTGTTGGCCGACGTGCTGTCCGGCACCGCCTGA
- a CDS encoding glutathione S-transferase: MRLYHSPTSPYVRKVMVLLHETGQLDAVTLVPVAGTPVDTGSMPIDQNPLGKIPALERDAGGAIYDSRVICRYLDELAGAGLYPAGDRLWDTLTLEATADGMLDAAILMVYEKRVRPEDRHFGPWVEGQWAKVGRALDALESRWIDHLSGPLDMGQIAVGCALGYIDFRHSDRSWRAAHPDLAAWEAGFSARPSMKATVPPV, encoded by the coding sequence ATGCGACTTTATCACTCCCCGACCTCGCCCTATGTCCGCAAGGTCATGGTTCTGCTGCATGAAACCGGCCAGCTTGATGCGGTGACGCTGGTGCCCGTTGCGGGCACGCCGGTTGACACCGGCTCGATGCCGATTGACCAGAACCCGCTGGGCAAGATTCCGGCGCTGGAACGCGACGCGGGCGGGGCGATCTATGACAGCCGGGTGATCTGCCGCTATCTGGACGAACTGGCCGGGGCCGGGCTTTACCCGGCAGGGGACCGTCTGTGGGATACGCTGACGCTGGAGGCGACGGCGGACGGGATGCTGGATGCCGCGATCCTGATGGTCTACGAAAAGCGGGTCCGCCCGGAGGACCGGCATTTCGGCCCCTGGGTCGAGGGGCAGTGGGCCAAGGTCGGCCGCGCGCTCGACGCGCTGGAAAGCCGCTGGATCGACCATCTGTCCGGCCCGCTCGATATGGGGCAGATCGCGGTGGGCTGCGCGCTGGGCTACATCGACTTCCGCCATTCCGACCGAAGCTGGCGCGCCGCACACCCCGACCTTGCGGCGTGGGAGGCCGGATTCTCGGCCCGCCCGTCGATGAAGGCCACGGTTCCGCCGGTTTGA
- a CDS encoding peroxidase-related enzyme (This protein belongs to a clade of uncharacterized proteins related to peroxidases such as the alkylhydroperoxidase AhpD.): MDPVTALDLPPANPLDDDITAYFAKCEEKLGLVPNVLLAHAFDQAKLRAFMAIYNDLMLAPSGLSKMEREMIAVAVSAENRCVYCLTAHGAALRQLSGDPVLAEMVAQNWRVAPLPPRQRAMLAHAVKLTLTPQAMEAADRDALREAGFSDRDIWDIAAVAAFYNMSNRLAAAVEMQPNVEYHVMAR; encoded by the coding sequence ATGGACCCGGTGACCGCCCTCGACCTGCCGCCCGCCAACCCGCTGGACGACGACATCACGGCCTACTTCGCGAAATGCGAGGAAAAGCTGGGGCTGGTGCCGAACGTGCTGCTTGCCCATGCCTTCGATCAGGCCAAGCTGCGCGCATTCATGGCGATCTACAACGACCTGATGCTGGCACCCTCGGGCCTGTCGAAGATGGAACGCGAGATGATCGCGGTGGCGGTTTCGGCCGAAAACCGCTGCGTCTACTGCCTGACCGCGCACGGGGCGGCGCTGCGGCAACTGTCGGGCGACCCGGTGCTGGCCGAGATGGTGGCGCAGAACTGGCGGGTGGCCCCGCTGCCGCCGCGCCAGCGCGCGATGCTGGCCCATGCCGTCAAGCTGACCCTGACACCGCAGGCGATGGAGGCCGCCGACCGCGACGCCCTGCGCGAGGCCGGTTTCAGCGACCGCGACATATGGGACATCGCGGCGGTCGCGGCCTTCTACAACATGTCGAACCGGCTGGCCGCGGCGGTCGAGATGCAGCCGAACGTGGAATATCACGTGATGGCGCGCTGA
- the ykgO gene encoding type B 50S ribosomal protein L36: MKVANSLRSLKSRHRDCQVVRRKGRVYVINKTQKRYKARQG, encoded by the coding sequence ATGAAGGTTGCGAACTCGCTCCGCTCGCTGAAGTCGCGTCATCGCGATTGCCAGGTCGTGCGCCGCAAAGGCCGCGTCTATGTGATCAACAAGACGCAAAAGCGCTACAAGGCCCGTCAGGGCTGA
- a CDS encoding N-formylglutamate amidohydrolase codes for MTAADRSDAYVLTRPVRRTTSVIFSSPHSGRDYPAAFLLGSALDARVIRSSEDAFVDRLFASAPNLGAPLLVARAPRAYLDLNRSADELDPALIEGIPRAAHNPRIVSGLGVIPRVVANGRAIYRGKIPLAEAEARLIRYWHPYHAALRMLLDESHAALGEAVLVDCHSMPHEAIETHARPGAPRPEVVLGDRFGAAAGGEVMARIEAAFTGAGLRVARNAPFAGAYIAQAYGRPSRRQHVVQVEIDRSLYMDEARIEPRSDFGAFRALITGVIAEIALIGREDAMPLAAE; via the coding sequence ATGACCGCCGCCGACCGTTCCGACGCCTATGTGCTGACGCGCCCCGTCCGGCGCACCACGAGCGTGATCTTTTCGTCGCCCCATTCCGGGCGCGACTATCCGGCGGCGTTTCTCCTTGGCAGCGCGCTGGATGCGCGGGTGATCCGGTCGTCGGAGGATGCGTTTGTCGACCGGTTGTTCGCCTCGGCCCCCAACCTTGGCGCGCCATTGCTGGTTGCCCGTGCGCCGCGCGCGTATCTTGACCTGAACCGCTCCGCCGACGAGCTTGACCCCGCGCTGATCGAGGGCATTCCGCGTGCCGCCCACAACCCGCGCATCGTTTCGGGGTTGGGGGTGATTCCGCGCGTGGTGGCGAATGGCCGGGCGATCTATCGCGGCAAGATCCCGCTGGCGGAAGCCGAGGCGCGGCTGATCCGCTACTGGCACCCCTATCACGCCGCGCTGCGGATGCTGCTCGACGAAAGCCATGCCGCGCTGGGCGAGGCGGTGCTGGTCGATTGCCACTCGATGCCGCATGAGGCGATCGAAACCCACGCCCGCCCCGGCGCGCCCCGCCCCGAGGTGGTGCTGGGCGACCGCTTCGGGGCCGCGGCCGGCGGCGAGGTGATGGCCCGGATCGAGGCCGCCTTCACCGGCGCGGGCCTGCGGGTGGCGCGCAACGCGCCCTTTGCAGGAGCCTATATCGCGCAGGCCTACGGACGCCCCTCGCGCCGCCAGCATGTGGTCCAGGTCGAGATCGACCGCTCGCTCTACATGGACGAGGCCCGCATTGAGCCCCGGTCCGACTTCGGCGCTTTCCGCGCGCTGATCACCGGCGTGATTGCCGAAATCGCGCTGATCGGGCGCGAGGACGCGATGCCGCTGGCGGCCGAATAG
- a CDS encoding DNA polymerase IV: protein MPALCKDCFTRFDSGFRCPACRSPRILSHPELDTLSIAHIDCDAFYASVEKRDNPALRDQPVIVGGGTRGVVSTCCYIARISGVRSAMPMFQALKLCPAAVVVKPRMQVYADTSRQIRALMETLTPAIEPLSLDEAFLDLTGTTRLHGAPPAVQLARLVARIETDLGITVSVGLSHNKFLAKIASDLDKPRGFSVIGRVETEGFLATRPVRIIWGVGTATQGALEAAGIRTIRDLLRWDRADLAARFGQTGDRLWHLARGQDSRRVMRDEKLKSISKETTFDTDTADPDILDGHIWRLAEQVADRAKAKALAGGTVTLKLKRADFQLVTRRHSLPDPTQIADRIYHAARDLFDHAGARGPYRLIGVGISDLAAEAGADRTADLLDPDAGKRAAAERATDAIRARFGAQAIIRGRSLR, encoded by the coding sequence ATGCCCGCGCTCTGCAAAGATTGCTTCACCCGGTTCGACAGCGGCTTTCGCTGCCCGGCCTGCCGTTCCCCCCGCATCCTCTCCCACCCGGAACTCGACACCCTTTCCATCGCCCACATCGACTGCGACGCCTTCTATGCGAGCGTCGAGAAACGCGACAATCCGGCCCTGCGCGACCAGCCGGTGATCGTCGGGGGCGGCACCCGCGGCGTGGTTTCGACCTGCTGCTACATCGCCCGCATTTCCGGCGTCCGCTCGGCGATGCCGATGTTTCAGGCGTTGAAACTCTGCCCTGCCGCGGTCGTCGTGAAGCCGCGGATGCAGGTCTACGCCGACACCTCGCGCCAGATCCGCGCCCTGATGGAAACCCTGACCCCCGCCATCGAACCCCTGTCGCTGGACGAGGCGTTCCTTGATCTGACCGGCACCACCCGCCTGCACGGCGCCCCCCCGGCCGTTCAACTGGCGCGGCTGGTGGCGCGGATCGAGACCGACCTCGGCATCACCGTCTCGGTCGGGCTCTCGCACAACAAGTTCCTCGCCAAGATCGCCTCCGACCTCGACAAGCCGCGCGGCTTTTCGGTGATCGGGCGGGTGGAAACGGAAGGCTTCCTCGCGACGCGGCCGGTGCGGATCATCTGGGGGGTCGGCACCGCCACGCAAGGAGCGCTGGAAGCCGCAGGCATCCGCACCATCCGCGACCTGCTGCGCTGGGACCGCGCCGACCTTGCCGCCCGTTTCGGCCAGACCGGCGACCGGCTCTGGCATCTGGCGCGCGGGCAGGACAGCCGACGCGTGATGCGCGACGAAAAGCTGAAGTCGATCTCGAAGGAAACCACCTTCGACACCGACACCGCCGACCCCGACATTCTGGATGGCCACATCTGGCGGCTGGCCGAACAGGTGGCAGACCGCGCGAAGGCCAAGGCGCTGGCGGGGGGAACCGTCACGCTGAAACTCAAGCGCGCCGACTTCCAGCTTGTCACCCGCCGCCATTCCCTGCCCGACCCGACGCAGATCGCCGACCGCATCTATCACGCCGCCCGCGACCTGTTCGATCATGCCGGGGCGCGCGGGCCCTACCGGCTGATCGGCGTCGGCATTTCCGATCTGGCGGCGGAAGCGGGGGCCGACCGCACGGCCGACCTTCTCGACCCAGACGCGGGGAAACGCGCGGCCGCCGAACGGGCCACCGACGCGATCCGCGCCCGGTTCGGGGCACAGGCGATCATCCGGGGGCGGAGCCTGCGCTGA
- a CDS encoding IS1634 family transposase — MFTRITESGGRRYLQIVESFRNDAGKSRLRVVANLGRLDALKPGQLDALISGLNRAAGRAENSASEVIYDAALGYGDVFALHELWKELGFDRALTAALRSGRREIDVEALVRAMVFNRLCAPDSKLGCLRWLETVAMPAMPVAINHLHLLRAMDALMDHAEAVEAALARQIRPLVDRDLAVVFYDLTTVRIHGEGEVDDDIRAFGMNKETGGIARQFVLGVVQTAEGLPSAWTLEPVAGPCRLHTVHPGNVAETKTLQGMLTTVLQRFPVQRVILVADRGLLSLDNISELTAMAEREAGGRKLEFILAVPARRYGELVETFQSLAFTDGLAEASFAGHRLIVAHDPDRAALQSGHRRARIAELEAMAAKMVKKLDAGDTARGRRASDRGAYSRFARAVAEAELTRFIQVDYAADRFSWSLNEAALAEAELFDGKLALLTNAPDLTPAEAVLRYKSLADIERGFRVLKSDIEIAPVHHRLPDRIRAHALICFLALVLYRVMRMRLKAKGHTASPRTALDLLARIHRHRARIAERKFEGTTTPTQEQLDLFDALNLPKPA; from the coding sequence ATGTTCACGCGCATCACCGAGTCCGGCGGCCGCCGCTACCTGCAGATCGTCGAGTCCTTCCGCAACGACGCGGGCAAGTCGCGGCTGCGTGTCGTGGCCAACCTCGGGCGCCTCGATGCCCTGAAGCCCGGCCAGCTCGACGCCCTCATCAGTGGCCTGAACCGCGCGGCCGGCCGGGCTGAGAACTCTGCCTCGGAGGTGATCTACGACGCAGCCCTGGGATATGGCGATGTCTTTGCGCTGCATGAGCTCTGGAAGGAGCTCGGCTTCGACCGTGCGCTCACCGCGGCCCTGCGTTCCGGTCGCCGCGAGATCGATGTCGAGGCGCTGGTGCGCGCCATGGTCTTCAACCGGCTCTGCGCGCCCGACAGCAAGCTGGGCTGCCTGCGCTGGCTGGAAACGGTGGCCATGCCCGCGATGCCCGTGGCGATCAATCACCTGCATCTGCTGCGGGCGATGGACGCGCTGATGGATCACGCAGAGGCCGTCGAGGCGGCACTCGCCCGCCAGATCCGGCCGCTGGTCGACCGGGATCTGGCCGTGGTCTTCTACGATCTCACCACCGTGCGCATCCATGGCGAAGGCGAGGTGGACGACGACATCCGCGCCTTCGGAATGAACAAGGAGACCGGGGGCATCGCCCGCCAGTTCGTGCTGGGCGTGGTCCAGACCGCCGAGGGACTGCCGTCGGCATGGACCCTCGAACCGGTGGCGGGTCCCTGCCGACTGCACACCGTCCATCCCGGCAATGTCGCCGAGACGAAGACGCTGCAGGGCATGCTCACGACCGTCCTGCAGCGCTTTCCCGTGCAGCGCGTGATCCTGGTGGCCGACCGCGGGCTCCTGAGCCTCGACAACATCTCCGAACTGACCGCGATGGCCGAGCGGGAAGCCGGCGGCCGCAAGCTGGAGTTCATCCTGGCGGTGCCAGCCCGCCGCTACGGCGAGCTGGTCGAGACCTTCCAGAGCCTCGCCTTCACCGATGGCCTCGCCGAAGCGAGCTTCGCCGGCCACCGGCTGATCGTGGCGCATGATCCGGATCGGGCCGCGTTGCAGTCCGGACATCGCCGGGCGCGGATCGCCGAGCTTGAGGCGATGGCGGCGAAAATGGTGAAGAAGCTCGATGCCGGTGACACGGCCCGCGGCCGCCGCGCTTCCGACCGCGGTGCCTACAGCCGCTTTGCCCGCGCTGTGGCCGAGGCAGAGCTGACGCGCTTCATTCAGGTCGACTACGCGGCCGACCGCTTCAGTTGGTCGCTGAATGAGGCGGCCCTCGCCGAGGCCGAGCTTTTCGACGGCAAGCTCGCGCTCCTGACCAATGCCCCCGACCTCACGCCGGCCGAGGCCGTCCTGCGCTACAAGTCCCTCGCCGACATCGAGCGCGGCTTCCGCGTGCTGAAGTCCGACATCGAGATCGCCCCGGTCCACCATCGCCTGCCCGACCGGATCCGCGCCCACGCGCTGATCTGCTTCCTGGCGCTGGTCCTCTATCGCGTGATGCGCATGCGGCTGAAGGCCAAGGGACACACAGCCAGCCCCCGCACCGCCCTCGACCTGCTGGCGCGCATCCACCGACACCGGGCCCGCATCGCCGAGCGGAAATTCGAAGGAACGACCACGCCAACACAGGAGCAGCTTGACCTCTTCGACGCCTTGAACCTGCCAAAACCGGCCTGA
- a CDS encoding IS5 family transposase → MSRPIPPAYKTRNWPAYNEALKRRGSLTIWFDTAMIWEAAPTGKRGRQPDYSDAAIQTCLTIKVLFGMALRQTTGFVESLLGLIDLDWAVPNFSTLSRRQKTLKVNIPHRGSQGPLHLLIDSTGIKVEGEGEWNARKHGGTKRRVWRKIHIGIDEKTLEIRAAEFTTSDVGDAPMLPELLDQIPPDQEIASVTADGAFDTRKCHDAIAARGAAAIIPPRKNAKPWKPDTPGAIARNEALRASKRFGRTIWRRWSGYHRRSRVETKMHCVKLLGQRLMARDFDRQVAEFQVRVAVLNGFTALGIPVTEAVG, encoded by the coding sequence ATGAGCAGACCCATACCCCCCGCCTACAAGACCAGGAACTGGCCCGCCTATAACGAAGCGCTGAAGCGCCGCGGCTCGCTGACGATCTGGTTTGATACCGCCATGATCTGGGAGGCTGCGCCGACAGGTAAGCGCGGCCGACAGCCTGACTATAGCGATGCCGCGATCCAGACCTGCCTGACCATCAAGGTGTTGTTTGGCATGGCGCTCAGACAGACGACTGGCTTCGTCGAAAGCCTGCTGGGGCTCATCGATTTGGATTGGGCTGTGCCCAATTTCAGCACGCTGAGCCGTCGCCAGAAGACCCTGAAGGTCAACATCCCCCACCGCGGCTCGCAAGGCCCGCTGCATCTTCTGATCGATAGCACCGGGATCAAGGTTGAAGGCGAAGGTGAATGGAATGCGCGCAAGCACGGCGGCACCAAACGTCGGGTCTGGCGCAAGATTCACATCGGGATAGACGAGAAAACACTGGAAATCCGCGCAGCCGAGTTCACCACCAGCGATGTCGGTGACGCGCCGATGCTGCCCGAACTGCTCGACCAGATCCCGCCCGATCAGGAGATCGCCAGCGTCACCGCTGATGGCGCCTTCGACACACGCAAGTGTCACGACGCCATCGCCGCCCGCGGTGCGGCCGCCATCATTCCGCCCCGCAAGAACGCCAAGCCATGGAAGCCCGACACCCCCGGGGCAATCGCCCGCAACGAAGCCCTACGCGCGTCGAAACGCTTCGGCCGAACCATCTGGCGACGATGGAGCGGTTATCACCGCCGAAGCCGCGTCGAGACGAAGATGCACTGCGTCAAATTGCTGGGTCAGCGCCTCATGGCGCGGGACTTTGACCGTCAGGTCGCCGAGTTTCAGGTCCGTGTAGCCGTGCTGAACGGCTTCACGGCGCTCGGTATACCCGTCACTGAAGCCGTGGGATGA
- a CDS encoding SPFH domain-containing protein, translating to MTPEELIGGNAVYLAIAVFIILCIFLGVRIVPQSEKHVVERFGRLRSVLHPGINFVVPFLDRVAHKISILERQLPTAQQDAITTDNVLVKVETSVFYRITEPEKTVYRIRDVDAAIATTVAGIVRSEIGKMELDQVQSNRNGLTAQIREQVRAMVDDWGIEVTRAELLDVNLDEATRAAMLQQLNAERARRANVTEAEGKKRAVELNADAELYAAEQEAKARRVLADAEAYATGVIAEAIKESGIEAAQYQVALKQVEALTAVGQGAGKQMIIVPAQALDAFGDAFKMLKGRV from the coding sequence ATGACACCCGAGGAATTGATTGGCGGCAACGCGGTGTATCTGGCGATTGCCGTGTTCATCATCCTGTGCATCTTCCTGGGCGTGCGGATCGTGCCGCAGTCGGAAAAGCACGTGGTGGAGCGGTTTGGCCGCCTGCGGTCGGTGCTGCATCCGGGGATCAACTTCGTGGTGCCGTTCCTCGACCGGGTGGCGCACAAGATCAGCATCCTGGAGCGGCAGTTGCCGACGGCGCAGCAGGATGCCATCACCACCGACAACGTGCTGGTGAAGGTGGAGACGAGCGTTTTCTACCGGATCACCGAGCCGGAAAAGACCGTCTACCGGATCAGGGATGTCGATGCGGCGATTGCGACGACGGTGGCGGGGATCGTGCGGAGCGAGATCGGCAAGATGGAGCTGGATCAGGTGCAGTCGAACCGCAACGGGCTGACGGCGCAGATCCGCGAGCAGGTGCGGGCGATGGTCGATGACTGGGGCATCGAGGTGACGCGGGCCGAACTGCTGGATGTGAACCTCGACGAGGCGACGCGGGCGGCGATGCTGCAGCAACTGAACGCCGAACGGGCGCGGCGGGCGAATGTGACCGAGGCCGAGGGCAAGAAGCGGGCGGTGGAACTGAACGCGGATGCCGAGCTTTATGCCGCCGAGCAGGAGGCCAAGGCGCGGCGGGTGCTGGCCGATGCCGAGGCCTATGCCACCGGGGTGATTGCCGAGGCGATCAAGGAAAGCGGCATCGAGGCGGCGCAATATCAGGTGGCGCTGAAGCAGGTGGAGGCGCTGACGGCGGTGGGGCAGGGTGCGGGCAAGCAGATGATCATCGTGCCGGCCCAGGCGCTGGATGCGTTCGGCGATGCGTTCAAGATGCTGAAGGGGCGCGTGTGA
- the istB gene encoding IS21-like element helper ATPase IstB, which yields MDAHHQAKHARFLAVLAEYELAERDMRRIQRHMNEAQLPAGKTLATFDFKALPTLPRARIEALAAGDWLEGGGNLIAIGNSGTGKTHILCAIGHALIERGHRVFYTRTSDLVQRLQAARRDLVLEAALAKLDKFDLIILDDITYAHKDQAETGVLFELIARRYECRSIAIAANQPFSGWDQIFPDKAMTVAAIDRLVHHAAILEMNAESFRQRAAASNKEALSRPPTTTIADNKDKGEG from the coding sequence ATCGATGCCCACCATCAAGCGAAACACGCACGCTTTCTGGCCGTCCTCGCGGAATACGAACTGGCCGAGCGCGACATGCGCCGCATTCAGCGCCACATGAACGAGGCACAGCTACCGGCTGGCAAGACGCTGGCGACCTTCGACTTCAAGGCGCTGCCAACCCTGCCGCGCGCCCGGATCGAGGCCTTGGCGGCCGGCGACTGGCTGGAGGGTGGCGGCAATCTGATCGCCATCGGCAATTCCGGCACGGGCAAAACGCACATTCTCTGCGCGATAGGCCATGCCCTGATCGAGCGGGGACACCGCGTGTTCTATACCCGGACCAGCGATCTGGTGCAGCGACTTCAGGCCGCCCGCCGCGATCTGGTGCTCGAAGCCGCGCTCGCCAAGCTCGACAAGTTCGACCTGATCATCCTCGACGACATCACCTACGCCCACAAGGATCAGGCCGAGACAGGCGTGCTCTTCGAGCTGATCGCCCGGCGCTACGAATGCCGCAGCATCGCCATCGCCGCCAACCAGCCCTTCAGCGGCTGGGACCAGATCTTCCCGGACAAGGCGATGACCGTCGCGGCCATCGACCGGCTGGTTCATCACGCAGCGATCCTGGAGATGAATGCCGAAAGCTTCCGCCAGCGCGCGGCCGCCTCCAACAAAGAGGCGCTGAGCAGACCGCCAACGACAACCATCGCCGACAACAAGGACAAAGGAGAAGGCTGA